One Mycobacteroides abscessus ATCC 19977 genomic window carries:
- a CDS encoding kae1-associated kinase has product MTTLLADPVAQVIATAEELLSRRAGATVTLAEPEDLGGSGPAIVIRVRAVQNPFALPKSMVIKQVPEGGSDAAVLREVVSYQFANSLTAKHRPGPELVAYSIADRLIVLTDLGSAPTMSELLAERNHAAINHALMAWAQALGRMHVATVGREGDFAALLRRLDVKKTDVDPSQQRLGGADSIAPLQQILRSEYSLEVPAALITRLQQTADLFGKGGVRAFSPSEVAPDNILVTEHGVRILDYEWGGFRDIVLDIAHALTVYPEFLGASEREEVAELDDAMTEAWRSDVVSIAPGLADDNNLARRILDARLMWVWLATHEYFMVDVDAATAGEDDAADDAAVFENPAPSHSALLGRWVALRAAAERVGDDVVAAHASDVIGGLRGETLRDS; this is encoded by the coding sequence ATGACGACATTATTGGCAGACCCCGTCGCGCAGGTTATCGCCACAGCCGAGGAGTTGCTCTCCAGGCGCGCGGGGGCGACGGTAACGCTCGCTGAACCGGAAGATCTCGGTGGCAGCGGCCCTGCGATCGTCATCCGGGTGCGCGCCGTCCAGAACCCGTTTGCGTTGCCGAAGTCCATGGTGATCAAGCAGGTCCCCGAGGGGGGATCCGATGCCGCCGTGCTTCGTGAAGTGGTGTCGTATCAGTTCGCAAATTCCTTGACGGCCAAGCATCGGCCCGGGCCCGAGCTGGTTGCCTACTCCATCGCCGACCGCCTCATCGTGCTCACTGATCTGGGTTCGGCGCCCACCATGTCAGAGCTGCTCGCGGAGCGCAATCACGCTGCGATAAACCACGCGTTGATGGCGTGGGCGCAGGCTCTCGGACGCATGCACGTCGCCACGGTGGGGCGCGAAGGAGACTTTGCTGCGCTGCTCCGGCGCCTGGACGTGAAGAAGACCGATGTGGACCCCTCGCAGCAGCGTCTCGGCGGAGCGGATTCGATCGCGCCGCTGCAGCAGATCCTGAGAAGTGAGTACTCCCTTGAGGTGCCGGCTGCGCTGATCACTCGCCTTCAGCAAACAGCTGACCTTTTCGGGAAGGGCGGTGTGCGGGCCTTCAGCCCTTCGGAGGTCGCTCCCGACAACATCCTGGTGACCGAACACGGTGTCCGGATCCTTGACTACGAATGGGGCGGTTTCCGCGACATCGTGCTGGACATCGCGCACGCGCTCACCGTTTACCCGGAGTTTCTGGGCGCTTCCGAACGTGAGGAAGTCGCCGAACTTGATGACGCGATGACCGAAGCCTGGCGATCCGATGTGGTCTCGATCGCCCCGGGGCTGGCCGACGACAACAACCTCGCGCGGCGCATTCTGGACGCGCGGTTGATGTGGGTGTGGCTGGCAACTCATGAATACTTCATGGTGGATGTCGACGCGGCCACCGCAGGCGAAGACGACGCGGCTGACGACGCGGCCGTCTTCGAGAACCCCGCACCTAGTCATTCCGCGCTTCTGGGCCGATGGGTGGCATTGCGGGCGGCCGCCGAACGTGTCGGCGACGATGTCGTGGCCGCACATGCCTCCGATGTGATCGGCGGTCTGCGTGGCGAGACCCTCAGGGACAGCTAA
- a CDS encoding zinc-binding metallopeptidase family protein yields the protein MRDFICPQCGQHLAFENSVCLSCGSHLGFSLDQKALLVLAADAAPGFVDADDHQLCANLHVAECNWLVSGASAGTLCASCALTRTRPNDADTAALPAFAEAEKAKRRLIAELAELRLPVTGRDTDPEFGLAFDLLSSEQEQVMTGHHNGVITLDLAEGDDVHREQLRISMDEPYRTLLGHFRHEIGHYFYYRLVGGSAEYLERFHALFGDADADYQAALDRHYQQGAPEGWEESYVSSYATMHPAEDWAETFAHYLHIRDTLDTAASFALAPAGGTFDRRVLGPSGFDTIIEMWLPLAWSLNMVNRSMGHLDLYPFVLPGPVLEKMRLIHEIVMAAGDAAE from the coding sequence ATGCGTGATTTCATCTGCCCCCAGTGTGGTCAGCATCTGGCATTCGAAAACTCGGTATGTCTGTCCTGCGGTAGTCATCTCGGATTTTCGCTCGACCAGAAGGCGCTGCTGGTGCTCGCCGCGGACGCGGCGCCCGGCTTCGTCGATGCCGACGATCATCAGTTGTGTGCGAATCTGCATGTAGCAGAATGTAATTGGCTGGTCAGTGGCGCCTCCGCCGGCACGCTGTGCGCATCCTGCGCGCTGACCCGCACCCGGCCCAATGACGCCGACACCGCGGCGTTGCCGGCCTTCGCGGAGGCAGAGAAGGCCAAGCGACGGCTCATCGCCGAGCTTGCCGAGTTGCGGTTACCGGTGACGGGGCGCGACACCGACCCCGAGTTCGGGCTGGCCTTCGACTTACTGTCCAGCGAGCAGGAGCAGGTGATGACAGGTCATCACAACGGGGTCATCACACTGGATCTCGCGGAAGGGGACGACGTACACCGCGAGCAGCTCCGTATCTCGATGGACGAGCCGTACCGAACACTGCTCGGGCACTTTCGCCACGAGATCGGGCACTACTTCTACTACCGACTTGTTGGGGGCTCGGCGGAATACCTGGAAAGATTTCATGCGCTGTTCGGCGATGCGGACGCTGACTACCAGGCAGCCCTGGACCGCCATTATCAGCAAGGTGCTCCCGAGGGCTGGGAGGAGAGTTATGTCTCGTCCTACGCCACCATGCATCCCGCCGAGGATTGGGCGGAGACCTTCGCCCACTACCTGCACATCCGCGACACCCTGGATACCGCGGCGTCCTTCGCGCTGGCGCCCGCGGGCGGCACCTTCGACCGCAGGGTGCTTGGCCCGAGCGGATTCGACACCATCATCGAGATGTGGCTGCCGCTGGCCTGGTCGCTCAACATGGTGAATCGCTCGATGGGGCACCTTGACCTGTACCCGTTCGTGCTACCGGGTCCCGTCCTGGAGAAGATGCGGCTGATCCACGAGATCGTGATGGCGGCGGGCGACGCGGCCGAGTGA
- a CDS encoding transglutaminase family protein, whose amino-acid sequence MTNGLSSIRYQVTHRTLYRYSDDVTSSYGRGYLTPRDTDWQHCESSELIVEPEPSDRSTGRDLYGNLSSYFHVTTPHRELSVTARSIVDVENLAPSGAGWEQPWELARPAYQDSTGAGALATEFVLDLVPPEITDDVRDYAAVSFTPGRPLGEAVVDLMGRIYRDFEYRSGSTTISTKVSEVLAAREGVCQDFARIAATALRTQGLAARYVSGYLATNPPPGQPRLVGSDATHAWAAVWVPPDGWIAFDPTNDTIADQRYVTVAWGRDYADVPPLRGIIYTDSDSSSIEVSVDVAPCEESPAHA is encoded by the coding sequence ATGACCAATGGCCTCTCCTCGATCCGCTATCAGGTCACGCACCGCACGCTGTACCGGTACTCCGACGATGTCACCAGTTCCTACGGGCGCGGCTATCTCACGCCGCGCGACACCGATTGGCAGCATTGCGAATCGAGCGAACTGATCGTCGAACCCGAGCCTTCGGACAGGTCTACCGGGAGGGACCTGTACGGGAATCTGAGCTCCTATTTCCACGTCACCACCCCGCATCGCGAACTGAGCGTGACCGCGCGGTCGATCGTCGATGTCGAGAATCTGGCGCCGTCGGGAGCCGGGTGGGAGCAGCCGTGGGAGCTGGCCCGGCCGGCGTACCAGGACTCGACCGGCGCGGGGGCGCTGGCCACCGAGTTTGTTTTGGATCTGGTTCCGCCCGAGATTACCGACGACGTACGTGATTACGCCGCAGTGAGTTTCACTCCGGGCAGACCGCTGGGTGAGGCCGTCGTGGACTTGATGGGCCGGATCTACCGTGACTTCGAGTACCGCTCCGGTTCTACCACTATTTCCACCAAGGTCAGCGAAGTGCTGGCCGCGCGTGAGGGTGTCTGTCAGGACTTCGCCCGCATCGCAGCGACCGCGCTGCGCACGCAGGGACTGGCTGCCCGCTACGTATCCGGTTACCTGGCAACGAATCCTCCGCCCGGGCAGCCTCGCCTGGTCGGATCGGACGCCACCCACGCCTGGGCGGCGGTATGGGTGCCACCCGACGGCTGGATCGCCTTCGACCCGACGAACGACACGATTGCCGACCAACGGTATGTCACCGTCGCGTGGGGCCGCGACTACGCGGACGTTCCGCCTCTGCGCGGCATCATCTACACCGATTCCGACAGCAGCAGCATCGAGGTATCGGTGGACGTCGCACCCTGTGAGGAGAGTCCCGCGCATGCGTGA
- a CDS encoding circularly permuted type 2 ATP-grasp protein produces MIAQYASARAQGALFEVGRRGDQAGYDEFLAPDGSVRPAWTDLADAIAQRGRPGLDRLLDRVHTLVDSDGITYMDPRRAPGSVSGPDAPAHPVPWRLDGLPLLLDPADWNVLEVGLTQRATLLDAVLSDLYGAQELISSGALPPQLLFAHPGYVRAAHGMALPGRHQLFLLGCDISRTATGDFRVNADWTQAPSGAGYAMADRRVVAHAAPDLYEKVAPRPTSSFAQTLRLALIDVAPESVEDPTIVVLSPGIHSETSFDQAYLASVLGFPLVESADLVVRDGKLWMRSLGTLRRVDVVLRRVDADYSDPLDLRADSQLGVVGLVEVLRRGAVTVVNSLGSGVLENPGLARFLPDLSRRLLDEPLALSGGQSWWGGIDTERSHLLANLASLLVKSTAEEEVYTGPLESAQTLETLRARIEAQPWRWVGQELPELSVAPTYLRSGALTAAPVGMRLFTVAQRGGYAPMIGGLGYVAASGYSGSTLNSFAAKDLWVQQPDRDQTERALTVAPLDLPGGRSAGSDAVSSPRVLSDLFWLGRYGERAENLVRLLSVTRERFHEYRYRQFMEASECVPVLLKALGDITGTDTAAEDLGTQLWSLTVDKERSGSLAQSVERLGLAARAVRDQMSNDTWMVLGGMDRAIAAAAAEYDEFRRSGDAPTRADDTVLAATQTQVLAGLLALSGLAAESTVHDIGWTIMDIGKRIERGLGLTALLRSTLTTERGRAAEQSVTESTLVACESSVMYRRRTRGKISLEAVADLLLFDADNPRSLLYQVESLRTDLKSLPSASGTSRPERLVEDLVTQLRRIDPADLETTGEQGLRDTLAETLDSVHHALRELSSVVTATHLSMPTGMQPLWGPDTRRRLP; encoded by the coding sequence TTGATCGCGCAGTACGCGAGCGCGCGCGCTCAGGGCGCGCTGTTCGAGGTCGGGCGCCGGGGCGACCAGGCGGGTTACGACGAGTTCCTGGCTCCAGACGGCAGCGTTCGCCCGGCATGGACGGACCTTGCCGACGCCATCGCGCAGCGCGGCCGTCCCGGCCTGGATCGCCTGCTGGACCGTGTGCACACGCTTGTCGACAGCGACGGCATCACCTACATGGATCCGCGCCGCGCACCCGGATCCGTGTCCGGCCCCGACGCGCCCGCTCATCCGGTGCCGTGGCGCCTGGATGGGCTGCCCCTGCTGCTGGATCCCGCCGACTGGAATGTTCTGGAGGTCGGGCTCACCCAGCGGGCCACCCTGCTGGATGCGGTTCTCAGCGACTTATACGGAGCACAGGAGCTGATCAGTTCCGGAGCGCTGCCGCCCCAGCTGCTCTTCGCGCATCCCGGCTATGTGCGGGCTGCTCACGGCATGGCCCTGCCGGGGCGGCACCAGCTGTTTCTGCTCGGCTGCGATATCAGCCGCACCGCCACCGGCGACTTTCGTGTGAACGCGGATTGGACACAGGCACCGTCCGGTGCCGGTTATGCGATGGCGGACCGGCGGGTGGTCGCCCATGCCGCGCCCGATCTGTACGAGAAGGTGGCGCCGCGGCCAACTTCGTCTTTCGCGCAGACACTGCGGTTGGCGCTGATCGATGTCGCGCCGGAGTCCGTGGAGGATCCGACGATCGTGGTGCTGAGCCCCGGCATCCATTCGGAGACCTCTTTCGATCAGGCCTACCTCGCCTCGGTGCTGGGTTTCCCGCTGGTCGAGTCCGCAGATCTGGTGGTACGCGACGGCAAGCTATGGATGCGCTCGCTCGGCACCCTGCGCCGGGTTGATGTGGTGTTGCGCCGCGTGGATGCCGACTACTCCGATCCGCTCGATCTGCGGGCCGACTCCCAGCTCGGCGTCGTCGGGTTGGTCGAGGTACTCCGCCGGGGCGCGGTGACCGTCGTCAACTCACTGGGCAGCGGAGTGTTGGAGAATCCGGGCCTGGCCCGTTTCCTGCCGGATTTGTCGCGACGACTACTCGACGAGCCACTTGCCTTGTCCGGCGGCCAATCATGGTGGGGTGGCATCGATACGGAGCGCTCGCATCTACTCGCCAACCTGGCCTCGCTGTTGGTGAAATCGACAGCGGAGGAGGAGGTCTACACCGGGCCATTGGAGTCCGCGCAGACGCTGGAAACGCTGCGGGCACGTATCGAAGCGCAACCCTGGCGCTGGGTCGGTCAAGAACTCCCCGAATTGTCCGTGGCTCCCACCTACCTGCGCTCGGGCGCGCTCACCGCCGCGCCCGTCGGCATGCGGCTGTTCACAGTGGCGCAGCGGGGTGGCTACGCGCCGATGATCGGTGGCCTCGGCTATGTCGCGGCTTCCGGATACTCGGGTTCCACTCTCAACAGCTTTGCCGCTAAAGATCTTTGGGTCCAGCAGCCGGACCGGGATCAGACCGAGCGTGCCCTGACGGTGGCGCCGCTGGACCTGCCCGGTGGCCGATCGGCGGGATCCGACGCGGTCAGTTCGCCGCGCGTGTTGTCGGACTTGTTCTGGCTGGGGCGCTACGGAGAGCGCGCGGAGAATCTGGTCAGGCTGCTATCGGTCACTCGCGAACGCTTCCACGAGTATCGGTACCGGCAATTCATGGAGGCCAGTGAATGTGTTCCGGTGCTGTTGAAGGCATTGGGTGACATCACCGGTACCGACACCGCGGCCGAGGATCTGGGAACCCAGCTGTGGTCTCTCACGGTGGACAAGGAGCGGTCAGGTTCACTGGCGCAGTCGGTAGAGCGGCTGGGCCTGGCCGCCCGCGCGGTCCGTGACCAAATGTCCAACGACACCTGGATGGTGCTGGGCGGGATGGATCGGGCCATCGCGGCCGCCGCGGCCGAGTATGACGAGTTCAGGCGATCCGGCGATGCCCCGACCCGTGCCGATGACACTGTGCTGGCCGCGACGCAAACCCAGGTACTGGCAGGGCTTCTCGCGTTGTCCGGGCTGGCGGCGGAGTCCACCGTTCACGACATCGGCTGGACCATCATGGACATCGGTAAGCGCATCGAACGTGGCCTCGGCCTGACCGCCCTGTTGCGGTCCACCCTGACCACGGAGCGCGGTCGTGCCGCCGAACAGTCGGTCACCGAATCCACACTGGTGGCGTGTGAGTCCTCGGTGATGTACCGTCGGCGCACTCGGGGCAAGATCAGTCTGGAGGCGGTTGCCGACCTGTTGTTATTCGATGCCGATAACCCGAGATCTCTTTTGTATCAGGTCGAATCGTTGCGCACCGACCTCAAGTCGTTGCCCAGTGCCTCGGGCACTTCACGCCCCGAACGGTTGGTGGAAGACCTGGTGACGCAGCTGCGACGGATCGACCCCGCGGATTTGGAGACCACCGGAGAGCAAGGGTTGCGGGACACGCTGGCCGAAACCCTCGACAGCGTCCATCATGCCTTGCGTGAACTGTCTTCGGTGGTCACCGCGACCCACTTGTCGATGCCGACCGGGATGCAACCGTTGTGGGGTCCGGATACCAGGCGGAGGCTGCCATGA